One Mya arenaria isolate MELC-2E11 chromosome 5, ASM2691426v1 genomic window carries:
- the LOC128235750 gene encoding solute carrier family 49 member 4 homolog: MPKEQTEERTPILGTKGASGDATSVYKRRWYIVLVFSIGTFIQACAWNSWGPITASAEAVFGWHDSQIGMLANDANIGYMVTVLLFCYFMDVKGLRISTLICAVLLFVGAAIRCITMEPTVMTVCSPIASVLFGIGSTVLFAGPPKFSSVWFPPEQRTFATAIVSFANYFGNAMGFIIGPLMVSSPTTVCENSTHLNSTLELADIATTMPAINISNTSCVTVCVNKSDLIVEIRHLMYVHAGIAALFLVMVIVYFPDKPPKPPSNTASMERTEWLKGLRMLAKNSSFWLVVFASMISNGVLGQWVTVLYINLKTYGITQNQAGYMGFWQTLVGCTAGLVIAWFSDMFMRRMKLILLFLFLAATLATFWFTAICEKYIPFDITSLYTSCILIGVFINGGVPLFYEITCEASYPVAEGVTGGVMTLVNGIFGILFLFVMYIKDIGTNWMNWALLGSHLAALPLLALFTERYRRTDLDLTVAKRSSSVSGDVQVDR; this comes from the exons ATGCCGAAAGAGCAAACTGAAGAAAGGACACCGATCCTGGGCACCAAGGGGGCTTCCGGAGACGCCACTTCCGTATACAAGCGCAGGTGGTACATCGTCCTTGTATTCTCCATTGGAACCTTTATACAG GCGTGTGCCTGGAACAGCTGGGGTCCGATTACGGCGTCAGCCGAGGCGGTGTTTGGTTGGCATGACAGCCAGATCGGAATGCTGGCTAACGATGCCAATATAGGGTACATGGTGACCGTCCTTCTCTTCTGCTACTTCATGGATGTTAAAG GTTTACGGATCTCGACCCTGATTTGTGCGGTGCTGCTGTTTGTCGGCGCAGCAATCCGATGTATCACGATGGAACCCACCGTAATGACAGT GTGTTCCCCTATAGCATCGGTTCTTTTCGGCATAGGCAGTACGGTACTGTTCGCTGGTCCCCCGAAGTTCTCATCCGTCTGGTTCCCGCCTGAACAACGCACTTTTGCAACCGCCATTGTTTCCTTCGCCAACTACTTTGGCAACGCCATGGGTTTCATCATCG GCCCTTTGATGGTTTCAAGTCCAACAACGGTGTGTGAAAATTCCACCCATTTAAACAG TACCCTGGAACTGGCGGACATCGCGACCACGATGCCAGCTATCAACATCTCAAACACCAGCTGTGTAACAG TTTGTGTCAACAAAAGTGATCTCATCGTCGAAATCCGTCATCTGATGTATGTAC ACGCGGGTATCGCAGCACTTTTCCTAGTTATGGTGATCGTCTACTTCCCGGATAAACCTCCCAAGCCTCCCAGTAACACCGCCTCCATGGAGCGGACCGAGTGGCTCAAGGGACTCCGCATGTTGGCAAA GAACTCTTCATTCTGGCTGGTGGTGTTTGCTAGTATGATTTCGAATGGTGTACTCGGCCAATGGGTCACTGTTCTCTACATCAACCTGAAGACATACGGAATCACGCAG aacCAAGCTGGTTACATGGGGTTCTGGCAGACATTAGTCGGGTGTACGGCCGGACTGGTCATCGCATG GTTCTCTGACATGTTCATGCGGCGAATGAAGCTAATTTTGCTGTTCCTTTTTCTGGCTGCAACCCTCGCCACATTTTGGTTTACAGCCATCTGTGAGAAATACATTCCCTTCGATATCA CATCTCTCTACACATCATGTATCCTTATCGGCGTGTTTATTAACGGTGGCGTCCCATTGTTCTACGAGATCACGTGCGAGGCGTCCTACCCGGTGGCAGAGGGCGTTACTGGTGGAGTCATGACGCTTGTCAATGGCATTTTTGGCATTCTCTTTCTCTTCGTTATGTATATCAAAGATATAG GAACTAACTGGATGAATTGGGCTTTGCTCGGGTCACACTTGGCCGCGTTGCCGCTCCTTGCACTGTTCACCGAGCGCTACCGTCGCACTGACCTTGATCTTACTGTTGCCAAGCGGTCTTCTTCGGTTTCTGGGGACGTGCAGGTTGACAGGTGA